Proteins encoded within one genomic window of Methanothrix harundinacea 6Ac:
- a CDS encoding cytochrome c biogenesis protein yields the protein MPYPLSGSEMSISSKASRLSLALLTLALLLLLPLASGTEVVLVSSPGCTKCAAAERTLEMILADHPGVELAVYDVYSEEGRKAVREHRLRGGVPAIAVGNLSIAYRDYDGDQKLLEEMVRAALAATPAGWEGLDGASGADIPASAGSIPGPTAPVRDGSAEEVDVSSLSMATVFVAGLLAGFNPCLLGILAFLATAIISSSGRRRDLVMMVAFFSFGIFVMYYLFGVGLLRTLHAGAIAAHLRTGLTVLLIALGLVHIEDARRLSAGGRSLFKASWSQRYVEGALARGRYSSYFLLGALFSLVKAPCVGAVYIAILGLISEEGYSSGAVYLLLYNLGVILPILLLGGVIAFGMSPARVDSFRKDHRAAIRLVTGLTLLLLAPLIYWQVI from the coding sequence ATGCCATACCCCCTCTCCGGATCCGAGATGTCGATCAGTTCAAAGGCCTCGAGGCTCTCTCTCGCTCTCCTCACCCTGGCCCTGCTCCTCCTTCTTCCCCTGGCCTCGGGTACAGAGGTGGTCCTGGTATCCTCGCCGGGATGCACCAAGTGCGCCGCCGCCGAGAGGACGTTGGAGATGATCCTCGCAGACCATCCGGGGGTCGAGCTCGCCGTCTACGACGTCTACTCCGAGGAGGGGCGGAAGGCCGTAAGGGAGCACCGCCTCCGGGGCGGGGTCCCGGCGATCGCCGTCGGGAACCTATCGATAGCCTACAGGGATTACGACGGGGACCAGAAGCTCCTGGAGGAGATGGTCCGGGCCGCCCTCGCCGCGACACCGGCAGGGTGGGAGGGGCTGGACGGAGCTTCCGGCGCCGATATCCCGGCCTCCGCGGGGTCGATTCCCGGGCCGACGGCCCCGGTCCGGGACGGCTCCGCCGAGGAGGTGGACGTCTCCTCTCTCTCCATGGCGACGGTCTTCGTGGCGGGGCTCCTCGCCGGGTTCAACCCCTGCCTCTTGGGGATCCTGGCGTTTCTTGCCACCGCCATCATCTCCAGCTCCGGCCGCCGCCGGGATCTGGTCATGATGGTGGCTTTCTTCTCCTTTGGGATCTTCGTGATGTACTACCTCTTCGGGGTGGGGCTCCTCCGGACCCTCCACGCCGGGGCGATAGCCGCCCATTTGCGGACCGGCCTGACGGTCCTCCTCATCGCTCTGGGGCTCGTCCATATCGAGGACGCAAGGCGCCTATCGGCCGGCGGCCGATCCCTCTTCAAGGCGAGCTGGTCGCAGAGGTACGTCGAGGGGGCCCTCGCCCGGGGGAGGTACAGCTCGTACTTCCTCCTCGGGGCCCTCTTCTCCCTGGTGAAGGCCCCTTGCGTCGGCGCCGTCTACATCGCCATCCTGGGGCTGATCTCCGAGGAGGGGTACTCCTCGGGGGCGGTCTACCTCCTCCTCTACAACCTGGGGGTTATCCTTCCCATCCTCCTCCTGGGGGGGGTGATCGCCTTCGGGATGAGCCCCGCCAGGGTCGACAGCTTCCGGAAGGACCACCGGGCCGCAATCAGGCTTGTGACGGGTTTGACCCTCCTCCTCCTCGCCCCCCTCATATACTGGCAGGTGATCTGA
- a CDS encoding bifunctional 5,6,7,8-tetrahydromethanopterin hydro-lyase/3-hexulose-6-phosphate synthase, producing the protein MFLIGEALIGDEPELAHVDLLIGDKDGPVGTAFASGLAQLSAGHTPLLSVIRPNLPPKPATLIVPKVTVKNMEQAAAIFGPAQNAVAKAVADSVAEGVIPKAEVENLVVIASVFIHPQARDYDAIYRYNYGATKLAVKRAMEGFPDIDTVLYEKDRSTHPIMGFRVIRLWDPPYLQVALDLVDLTVVRRVLSQLPDSDHLLIEVGTPLVKKFGASVVKEIRNVRPSSFVVLDLKTLDTGNLEVRLAADATADAVVISGLAPQKTLELAIREARKTGIYSVIDMLNVPDPLEVLRSLAVLPDVVEMHRAIDQEAERHNWEAIAEIKRMAASSDRKVLVAVAGGIRVDTVASALSSGADIVVTGRAITGSKDVRDAAEQFLAELKQTEIDQYRVMTDF; encoded by the coding sequence TTGTTTTTGATAGGAGAGGCGCTGATAGGGGACGAGCCCGAACTCGCTCATGTTGATCTGCTGATCGGTGACAAAGACGGTCCTGTGGGGACGGCCTTCGCGAGCGGCCTTGCCCAGCTCTCGGCGGGGCACACCCCGCTCCTTTCGGTGATCAGGCCGAACCTGCCTCCGAAGCCCGCAACCCTGATCGTCCCGAAGGTGACGGTCAAGAACATGGAGCAGGCCGCCGCCATATTCGGCCCGGCCCAGAACGCCGTCGCCAAGGCGGTGGCCGACTCCGTCGCCGAGGGGGTGATCCCGAAGGCCGAGGTCGAGAACCTGGTGGTGATCGCCAGCGTCTTCATCCACCCCCAGGCCCGGGACTACGACGCCATTTATCGGTACAACTACGGGGCGACGAAGCTCGCGGTGAAAAGGGCGATGGAGGGCTTCCCTGACATCGATACCGTCCTCTACGAGAAGGACAGGTCCACCCACCCGATCATGGGATTCCGGGTCATCCGGCTCTGGGACCCGCCCTACCTCCAGGTGGCCCTGGACCTGGTGGACCTCACCGTCGTCCGGAGGGTCCTCTCCCAGCTTCCGGATAGCGACCATCTCCTGATAGAGGTGGGGACGCCCCTCGTCAAGAAGTTCGGCGCCTCGGTGGTGAAGGAGATCAGGAACGTCCGGCCCAGCTCCTTCGTCGTCCTCGATCTCAAGACCCTCGACACAGGAAATCTTGAGGTGAGGCTCGCCGCCGACGCCACCGCCGACGCCGTGGTGATATCGGGGCTCGCCCCCCAGAAGACCCTGGAGCTCGCGATCCGGGAGGCGAGGAAGACCGGGATCTACTCGGTGATAGACATGCTGAACGTCCCCGACCCCCTGGAGGTCCTCAGGTCCCTGGCGGTGCTGCCGGACGTGGTCGAGATGCACCGGGCTATCGATCAGGAGGCGGAGCGGCACAACTGGGAGGCGATAGCCGAGATCAAGAGGATGGCCGCCTCCTCCGACCGGAAGGTCCTGGTGGCCGTAGCCGGCGGGATCCGGGTCGATACCGTCGCCTCGGCCCTCAGCTCCGGCGCCGACATCGTCGTCACCGGCCGGGCGATCACCGGCTCCAAGGACGTCAGGGACGCCGCCGAGCAGTTCCTCGCAGAGCTGAAACAGACGGAGATCGACCAGTACAGGGTGATGACAGACTTCTGA
- a CDS encoding right-handed parallel beta-helix repeat-containing protein, with protein MKSSAHLSPFLGATAILAFLLVTAASAATIQAGSDLQAAINQAVPGDTVLAAPGVYGGVEITKSINLIGDGARIRADDRQIGMKVGADDVTISGFTVEGGFYGIHLVGSRNCTISNNTITGCVQWGIGLISSDDNRIENNVANYNGLGGEGWYGIYLSGSHRNLIQDNVASFNGEYGIALFPSCSENVIRENVAERNDYGIYMFTNCADNLIQKNRLAQNFNSGIKMINGCSKNQILENDIVENGVVGIFLQRGSGYNLIRGNEIADNSKFGIQIQEGPSGNNTIVENNISASQRGIFVNTDGNHIYKNRIFDCVIPAEDRGVNQWYADYPEGGNFWGDYIGTDEFGGPGQNISGSDGFADLPRIINERARDIYPVMGEAVLPLQLVDASINPARASIGAEVTVEAVLDSKNGVAQVSARTRSLLRSSERTPYIRMDRAGDGAYVGTLQTALMGPGRYEIILSAKDSKGYEVEETIGELELIPRAGWSFDEALSKGL; from the coding sequence TTGAAGAGTTCTGCGCATCTCAGCCCCTTCCTGGGAGCGACGGCGATTTTGGCGTTTCTGCTGGTGACGGCCGCCTCGGCGGCGACGATACAGGCGGGCTCTGACCTCCAGGCGGCGATAAACCAGGCGGTTCCAGGCGACACCGTCCTGGCGGCCCCGGGGGTCTACGGAGGGGTGGAGATAACAAAGAGCATAAACCTCATCGGCGACGGAGCCAGGATCAGGGCGGACGACCGGCAGATCGGGATGAAGGTCGGAGCGGACGACGTCACCATCTCAGGCTTCACCGTCGAGGGGGGGTTTTACGGGATCCACCTGGTAGGCTCGAGAAACTGCACCATCTCCAATAACACCATCACCGGCTGCGTCCAGTGGGGGATCGGCCTCATCTCCTCCGACGATAACAGGATCGAGAATAACGTCGCGAACTACAACGGCCTCGGCGGCGAGGGATGGTACGGGATCTACCTCTCCGGCTCCCACCGCAACCTGATCCAAGATAACGTGGCGAGCTTCAACGGCGAGTACGGGATAGCCCTCTTCCCGAGCTGCTCCGAGAACGTCATCCGGGAGAATGTGGCGGAGAGAAACGACTACGGCATCTACATGTTCACCAACTGCGCCGACAACCTGATCCAGAAGAACCGGCTCGCCCAGAACTTCAACTCCGGGATCAAGATGATCAACGGCTGCTCAAAGAACCAGATCCTGGAGAACGATATCGTCGAGAACGGGGTCGTGGGCATATTCCTCCAGAGGGGGTCGGGATACAACCTGATCCGAGGTAACGAGATCGCGGATAACTCGAAATTCGGTATCCAGATCCAGGAGGGGCCCTCCGGAAACAACACCATCGTCGAGAACAACATCTCGGCAAGCCAGCGCGGCATCTTCGTCAACACCGACGGAAACCACATATACAAGAACAGGATCTTCGACTGCGTCATCCCCGCCGAGGATAGGGGGGTCAACCAGTGGTACGCAGACTACCCCGAAGGCGGAAACTTCTGGGGAGACTATATCGGAACCGACGAGTTCGGTGGCCCCGGCCAGAACATCTCGGGGAGCGACGGATTTGCTGACCTCCCCCGGATCATCAACGAGAGGGCTCGTGACATCTATCCCGTCATGGGCGAGGCGGTCCTCCCCCTCCAGCTCGTCGACGCCTCGATAAACCCCGCCCGGGCATCGATAGGGGCCGAGGTGACGGTGGAGGCGGTCCTCGACTCAAAGAACGGCGTCGCCCAGGTCTCAGCCCGGACGAGGAGTCTCCTCAGATCCTCCGAACGGACCCCCTACATCAGGATGGACCGGGCCGGGGACGGAGCCTACGTCGGCACCCTCCAGACCGCCCTGATGGGGCCGGGGAGGTACGAGATAATCCTCTCGGCGAAGGACTCCAAGGGGTACGAGGTGGAGGAGACGATCGGGGAGCTGGAGCTGATCCCGAGGGCGGGATGGAGCTTCGACGAAGCCCTCTCTAAGGGGCTTTAA
- a CDS encoding DUF373 family protein, with protein MEILVLCIDRDDDLGRKAGIESPVVGRAANVEATLSLGLADPEDSDVNTILGGIQVYDDFASQGRTVEIASVAGDPNVGLVSDGKIAHQIDYLLERFRPEGVVVVSDGAEDEAILPIIQSRVKVEGVKRVLVKQSHNLESTYYLLKQVFRDPKISHTFFIPIGLALLIYSTFSFLGRSDFAVVAILAAVGVYLLFRGLGLDDFIESTKETFKGNLYRGKVAFVTYVLAAVLVLIATIQGSARFWDYYTGDIWYGYIVLVMVFVNYSVWWYVAAAICVNLGKILDLYLEGGRDERSYTYHSYPFFIFATGLIFWSASAFILVNSAGVAFPLISGQSTQYLAASAILAIIIALVGVKISKRVVAGR; from the coding sequence ATGGAAATCCTGGTGCTCTGCATCGACAGAGACGACGACCTGGGCCGGAAGGCGGGGATCGAGAGCCCCGTCGTCGGGAGGGCGGCCAACGTCGAGGCGACCCTCTCCCTCGGCCTCGCCGACCCCGAGGACTCGGACGTCAACACCATCCTCGGCGGGATCCAGGTCTACGACGACTTCGCCTCCCAGGGGCGGACCGTCGAGATCGCCTCGGTGGCTGGGGACCCCAACGTCGGCCTCGTCTCCGACGGTAAGATAGCCCATCAGATCGACTACCTCCTGGAGAGGTTCAGGCCGGAGGGGGTGGTGGTCGTCTCCGACGGGGCGGAGGACGAGGCGATCCTCCCGATCATCCAGTCCCGGGTTAAGGTCGAGGGGGTGAAGAGGGTCCTCGTCAAGCAGAGCCACAACCTGGAGAGCACCTACTACCTCTTAAAGCAGGTCTTCCGGGACCCGAAGATCAGCCACACCTTCTTCATACCGATAGGCCTTGCCCTCCTCATCTACTCGACCTTCAGCTTCCTGGGGAGGTCGGACTTCGCCGTCGTCGCCATCCTCGCCGCTGTGGGGGTCTACCTCCTCTTCCGGGGTCTGGGGCTCGACGACTTCATCGAGAGCACCAAGGAGACCTTCAAGGGGAACCTATACCGCGGGAAGGTCGCCTTCGTCACCTACGTCCTGGCGGCGGTCCTGGTCCTGATCGCCACGATCCAGGGGTCTGCCAGGTTCTGGGACTACTACACCGGGGATATATGGTACGGGTACATAGTCCTCGTCATGGTCTTCGTCAACTACAGCGTCTGGTGGTACGTCGCCGCCGCCATCTGCGTCAACCTCGGCAAGATCCTGGACCTCTACCTCGAGGGCGGCAGGGACGAGCGGTCCTACACCTACCACTCTTATCCCTTCTTCATCTTCGCCACCGGCCTCATATTCTGGTCCGCCAGCGCCTTCATCCTCGTCAACAGCGCCGGGGTCGCCTTCCCCCTCATCTCGGGGCAGAGCACCCAGTACCTGGCGGCCTCCGCCATCCTCGCCATCATCATCGCCCTCGTAGGGGTGAAGATCTCCAAGAGGGTGGTGGCGGGCAGATGA
- a CDS encoding tributyrin esterase, with protein MIEIDAGGESCLCDFTFDFYWQHQGSRLDPEGVVSGATTWRGLVEALRRGEGVMIRGDVGGRLGSSLGVDLASFGGTGAPIEATGTIVVDGDVGPRMGISMLRGSIYVSGSVGMPAGNVLEVESDLTGYRRYLSITEVLERGGLVLDPNRIDGGELVLEDGLLRETLAARSGSGRRLRVEGDAGMSAGILMRSGSIEIKGDAGRNAGVLMKGGRIVIAGKADDFTAAEMRGGEIFVAGDAGGFICAKMTGGAVYAQKGKPIPPARDRPVRGEEVALVSKALGVSSFSAMTYRRFGV; from the coding sequence ATGATCGAGATCGACGCCGGGGGCGAGAGCTGCCTCTGCGACTTCACCTTCGACTTCTACTGGCAGCACCAGGGCTCCCGCCTCGACCCCGAGGGGGTCGTCTCCGGCGCCACCACCTGGAGGGGGCTGGTGGAGGCCCTGAGGCGGGGCGAGGGCGTGATGATCCGGGGGGACGTCGGCGGCCGCCTCGGCTCGAGCCTCGGGGTAGACCTGGCGAGCTTCGGCGGGACGGGGGCGCCCATCGAGGCGACCGGCACCATCGTCGTCGACGGGGACGTCGGACCCCGGATGGGGATCAGCATGCTCCGGGGCTCGATCTACGTCAGCGGCTCCGTAGGGATGCCCGCAGGAAACGTCCTCGAGGTCGAGTCGGATCTGACCGGCTACCGTAGGTACCTCTCGATAACCGAGGTCCTGGAGCGGGGAGGCCTCGTCCTGGATCCCAACCGCATCGACGGGGGCGAGCTCGTCCTGGAGGACGGCCTCCTCCGGGAGACGTTGGCGGCGAGGTCCGGATCCGGCAGGAGGCTTAGGGTGGAGGGGGACGCCGGGATGAGCGCCGGGATCCTGATGAGGTCGGGCTCCATCGAGATAAAGGGGGACGCCGGGAGGAACGCGGGCGTTTTGATGAAAGGCGGCCGGATCGTCATCGCCGGGAAGGCCGACGACTTCACCGCCGCCGAGATGAGGGGGGGCGAGATCTTCGTCGCCGGGGACGCCGGAGGCTTCATCTGCGCCAAGATGACCGGGGGCGCCGTCTACGCCCAAAAGGGAAAGCCGATCCCCCCCGCCCGGGACCGGCCGGTGAGGGGGGAGGAGGTCGCCCTGGTCTCGAAGGCGCTGGGCGTCAGCTCCTTTTCAGCGATGACCTACCGG
- a CDS encoding sulfurtransferase: protein MDIDEKHAGKWDCPECKGQSNSSLAIFEFLGYNPTVIEAGTPKSAKQARADMEAGKEETEDLNSAQRARAEMEAEKAERKADGYIRGEFLASVEDAKAADVILDVGSHYGTIHIKGAIPLYWEELLDENNNPKSAEEMAEIFGNAGISPEDSVVIYGDCEPCDDISVAPFVFWAMRYLGHDSVQVLDGGLDAWTSAGQPTERVENARPAVTYTPRVRSGLMADYEGVSSGDLQLVDARVLRDFSADKIAGAIHIDYSEVLTGGRMKGSDDLDRAFSGLDEERPVVVYSYAGARAAMVWLALQLMGYESSVYSFNDWEARRPPVKAILVSSRADPNPAPPGPVKIFATFDVVPDEADSMPEFSEAEGSDEVTTTETVEEAVFEDGGIDDIGPAENLSIETNGSIVSGAEIEDIISNATSMEKPTAKTMGCVACFDPILLYASGSNPSEITSGVKLGSIGGSALAPITAAGALIQDSEGRVMATIELVPTLTDEYLGTWDATGAPAGAYNVTLAAATGGKTSYFEDVLTIEIDGSAPAPTAPTAPAATDGIRKLGKY, encoded by the coding sequence TTGGATATTGACGAGAAGCACGCAGGAAAATGGGACTGCCCCGAATGCAAAGGCCAGTCGAACTCGAGCCTCGCGATCTTTGAGTTTTTGGGCTACAATCCGACGGTGATCGAGGCCGGGACGCCCAAATCCGCGAAACAGGCGCGGGCCGATATGGAGGCCGGAAAGGAGGAGACTGAGGATCTCAACTCAGCCCAGAGGGCGCGGGCAGAGATGGAGGCGGAAAAGGCCGAGAGAAAGGCTGATGGTTACATTCGCGGCGAGTTTCTCGCCTCCGTCGAAGACGCGAAGGCCGCGGACGTGATCCTGGACGTGGGATCCCACTACGGCACTATCCACATCAAGGGGGCCATCCCCCTATACTGGGAGGAGCTCCTCGACGAGAATAACAACCCGAAGTCCGCCGAAGAGATGGCCGAGATCTTCGGGAACGCCGGCATATCCCCCGAGGACTCGGTGGTGATATATGGCGACTGTGAGCCCTGTGATGACATATCCGTCGCTCCCTTCGTCTTCTGGGCGATGAGGTACCTCGGCCACGACTCCGTCCAGGTCCTGGACGGCGGTCTGGACGCCTGGACCTCTGCCGGCCAGCCCACCGAGAGGGTGGAGAACGCGAGGCCCGCCGTCACCTACACCCCCCGGGTCAGGTCCGGCCTCATGGCCGACTACGAGGGGGTCTCCAGCGGCGACCTCCAGCTCGTCGACGCGAGGGTCCTCCGGGACTTCTCCGCCGATAAGATCGCTGGGGCCATCCACATCGACTACTCCGAGGTTTTGACCGGCGGCAGGATGAAGGGGAGCGACGACCTCGACCGGGCCTTCTCAGGCCTTGATGAGGAGAGGCCGGTCGTCGTCTACTCCTACGCCGGCGCCAGGGCTGCCATGGTCTGGCTCGCCCTCCAGCTTATGGGCTACGAATCGAGCGTCTACTCCTTCAACGACTGGGAGGCGAGGAGGCCCCCCGTCAAGGCGATCCTGGTGAGCTCCAGGGCGGACCCCAACCCCGCCCCCCCTGGACCGGTCAAGATATTCGCCACCTTCGATGTCGTCCCCGACGAGGCGGACTCGATGCCGGAGTTCTCCGAGGCGGAGGGCTCCGATGAGGTGACGACGACCGAGACCGTCGAGGAGGCGGTCTTTGAGGACGGGGGCATCGACGATATCGGTCCGGCGGAGAACCTATCCATCGAGACAAATGGATCCATCGTCAGCGGTGCCGAGATCGAGGATATCATCTCCAACGCCACCTCCATGGAGAAGCCGACGGCCAAGACGATGGGATGCGTCGCCTGCTTCGATCCCATCCTCCTCTACGCCTCGGGGTCCAACCCCTCGGAGATCACCAGCGGGGTCAAGCTCGGCTCCATCGGCGGCTCCGCCCTGGCCCCCATCACCGCCGCCGGGGCCCTGATCCAGGACTCCGAAGGGAGGGTGATGGCCACCATCGAGCTCGTCCCCACCCTCACTGACGAGTACCTGGGGACCTGGGACGCCACCGGAGCCCCCGCCGGGGCCTACAACGTCACCCTGGCGGCGGCGACGGGAGGGAAGACCTCCTACTTCGAGGACGTCCTGACGATAGAGATCGACGGCTCGGCCCCCGCCCCGACGGCGCCTACGGCGCCAGCCGCGACGGATGGCATCAGAAAGCTGGGAAAGTATTAA
- a CDS encoding alkaline phosphatase family protein, protein MRLLFVLLLLLALAGPARPTTEVRAVGGADPGGAVVLVVDGMGSAYVYPELSPRGIDGSPLPRACLFNLTGRGARILNVTVPVPETGPSHSVLVTGCSWMDPTILGTPGATIFDGACEEGLLRLAILQRGDSISMLLEQDGVLFFDDNALWGAEPLVGSGPALPPDLAALLQSWRDRFPSYNRERGVPGYVAYNAWALDAASDLVAAMGKRPFLLIVNVGAVDSAGHNLGPAGYVETISGLDGPLGRLVEGCEAGGVLLLITADHGMSFSSDEGKGGHSSAKYSSLAESVMVPAVFVGPGVDEVAVTGNWSEVDLAPTLLDLLGKSPILPFSEGRVIPISKRSDLVVDAGEVAEVEVRRGGVLVAKATGDSRYIFRNLDRGTYSVESGGRSEEVHLTRDGSIDLASGRPPRAGGLLSSIFDPEARRYVAALLIVAVNVVGVVLIKRIVRRG, encoded by the coding sequence ATGCGCCTCCTCTTCGTCCTCCTTCTCCTCCTGGCCCTGGCAGGCCCCGCCCGCCCCACCACTGAGGTCCGGGCGGTGGGCGGCGCCGATCCCGGCGGCGCCGTCGTCCTGGTAGTAGACGGGATGGGGTCGGCTTACGTCTACCCCGAGCTCTCGCCCCGGGGGATCGACGGGTCGCCCCTGCCGCGGGCCTGCCTCTTCAACCTCACGGGGAGGGGGGCTCGAATTCTGAACGTGACGGTCCCCGTCCCGGAGACCGGCCCGAGCCACTCGGTCCTGGTGACGGGCTGCTCCTGGATGGACCCCACCATCCTGGGGACTCCGGGGGCGACGATCTTCGATGGGGCCTGCGAGGAGGGGCTCCTCCGCCTCGCCATCCTCCAGCGGGGCGACTCGATCAGCATGCTCCTGGAGCAGGACGGCGTCCTCTTCTTCGACGACAACGCCCTCTGGGGGGCCGAGCCCCTGGTCGGCTCCGGCCCCGCCCTCCCTCCGGACCTGGCCGCCCTCCTCCAGAGCTGGAGGGATCGTTTTCCCTCGTACAACCGGGAGCGGGGCGTCCCCGGCTACGTGGCTTACAACGCCTGGGCTCTGGACGCGGCTTCGGATCTGGTGGCGGCGATGGGAAAGCGCCCCTTCCTTCTGATCGTCAACGTCGGGGCCGTCGACAGCGCCGGCCACAACCTCGGCCCCGCGGGGTACGTCGAGACGATCTCCGGCCTCGACGGACCCCTGGGGAGGCTCGTTGAGGGCTGTGAGGCCGGAGGCGTCCTCCTCCTGATTACCGCCGACCACGGCATGTCCTTCTCCTCTGATGAGGGCAAAGGCGGACACTCTTCCGCCAAGTACTCGTCCCTGGCCGAGTCGGTGATGGTCCCGGCGGTCTTCGTGGGGCCGGGGGTCGACGAGGTCGCGGTGACGGGGAACTGGTCGGAGGTGGACCTCGCCCCCACCCTCCTCGACCTGCTCGGCAAAAGCCCAATTCTCCCATTCTCCGAGGGGCGGGTGATCCCGATCTCAAAGCGATCTGACCTGGTCGTCGACGCCGGAGAGGTGGCCGAGGTGGAGGTCCGGCGGGGCGGGGTCCTGGTGGCAAAGGCGACCGGGGATTCTCGCTACATCTTTAGGAACCTCGACCGGGGGACCTACTCGGTGGAGTCGGGAGGGAGGTCCGAGGAGGTCCACCTGACGAGGGACGGCTCGATCGACCTCGCCTCCGGCCGACCTCCGAGGGCCGGAGGGCTTCTCTCGTCGATCTTCGATCCGGAGGCGAGGAGGTACGTCGCAGCCCTCCTGATCGTGGCGGTGAACGTCGTCGGGGTCGTCCTGATCAAAAGGATCGTCCGGAGAGGATGA
- a CDS encoding DNRLRE domain-containing protein, which yields MRYPLKLGLALGCALLMVGAAAAASWSSEKVLMGDAYIDKYAEDDNFGTEEILWVSSEGGEPVRESWLYFDTNSIKEALGIESSDEVASATLKIYAKEVEAPGEVELHFYYEGFFEDTVVWDGKPEYDDEVDGVEEIDGSGWYEFDATSIVKKAIDECPDCPFSMVLVAADDASIGFASKEDSDGNVPVLTVVTSDH from the coding sequence ATGAGATATCCGCTAAAACTGGGCCTTGCCCTGGGGTGCGCCCTCCTGATGGTGGGAGCGGCCGCAGCCGCGAGCTGGTCCTCTGAGAAGGTCCTGATGGGGGACGCGTACATCGACAAGTATGCTGAGGACGACAACTTCGGCACCGAAGAGATCCTCTGGGTCTCCTCCGAAGGGGGCGAGCCAGTGAGAGAGTCCTGGCTCTACTTCGACACCAACAGCATCAAAGAGGCCCTGGGGATCGAGTCCTCCGACGAGGTCGCATCGGCGACCCTGAAGATCTATGCCAAGGAGGTGGAGGCCCCAGGGGAGGTGGAGCTCCACTTCTACTACGAGGGCTTCTTCGAAGATACCGTCGTCTGGGACGGCAAGCCCGAGTATGACGATGAGGTCGACGGGGTCGAGGAGATCGACGGCTCCGGGTGGTACGAGTTCGATGCCACCAGCATCGTGAAGAAGGCCATCGATGAGTGCCCCGACTGTCCCTTCTCCATGGTCCTGGTGGCGGCCGACGACGCCTCCATCGGCTTTGCCTCCAAGGAGGACTCCGACGGGAACGTCCCGGTGCTGACGGTCGTCACCAGCGACCATTAA
- the thiC gene encoding phosphomethylpyrimidine synthase ThiC translates to MGIIEDARAGRITAEMEMVAKDEGVTPEFIRRGIAGGTIVIPVSPYRDVRFCGIGKGLKTKVNATVGTSSDIVDVEMEVAKARAAEEAGADTLMELSTGGDFFEIRKRVVENTSLSVGSVPLYQAFIEAIRKYGSGVDMTEDDLFQITEEQARLGTNFMAIHTGINRICIERIKRQGGRFGGLCSRGGAFMVAWMLHNDQENPLYSDFGYLLEILKEHEVTLSMGNGFRAGAVHDATDRAQIQELIINSELADEAHAFGVQTIVEGPGHIPIDEIEANVKVMKRLSGEKPFYMLGPLVTDVAPGRDHIVAAIGASLSSAAGADFICYVTPAEHLALPNVEDVREGVMAARIAAHVGDMIKNGSRDQDLAMGRARRDMLWGEQFRLALDPDMAEKIRAERAPADGKVCTMCGDFCAHKIVADNIDLRR, encoded by the coding sequence ATGGGAATTATAGAAGACGCCAGAGCTGGCCGGATTACCGCTGAGATGGAGATGGTGGCAAAAGACGAAGGCGTGACCCCCGAGTTCATAAGGCGAGGGATCGCCGGCGGCACCATCGTCATACCCGTCAGCCCCTACCGGGACGTACGCTTCTGCGGGATAGGAAAGGGCCTCAAAACGAAGGTGAACGCCACCGTCGGCACCAGCAGCGACATCGTCGACGTCGAGATGGAGGTGGCCAAGGCGAGGGCCGCCGAGGAGGCGGGGGCCGACACCCTGATGGAGCTCTCTACGGGGGGCGACTTCTTCGAGATCAGAAAGCGGGTCGTCGAGAACACCAGCCTATCCGTAGGGTCGGTCCCCCTCTACCAGGCCTTCATCGAGGCGATAAGAAAATACGGGTCCGGCGTCGATATGACCGAGGACGACCTCTTCCAGATCACCGAGGAGCAGGCCCGCCTCGGGACGAACTTCATGGCGATCCACACCGGGATCAACCGGATCTGCATCGAGAGGATCAAGAGGCAGGGGGGCAGGTTTGGCGGCCTCTGCAGCCGGGGCGGGGCCTTCATGGTCGCCTGGATGCTCCACAACGACCAGGAGAACCCCCTATACAGCGACTTCGGCTACCTCCTGGAGATCTTAAAGGAGCACGAGGTCACCCTCAGCATGGGGAACGGCTTTCGGGCCGGCGCCGTCCACGATGCCACCGACCGGGCCCAGATCCAGGAGCTGATCATAAACAGCGAGCTGGCGGACGAGGCTCACGCCTTCGGGGTCCAGACGATCGTCGAGGGGCCGGGGCACATACCCATCGACGAGATCGAGGCTAATGTCAAGGTGATGAAGCGCCTCTCGGGGGAGAAGCCCTTCTACATGCTGGGGCCCCTGGTCACCGACGTCGCCCCCGGCCGCGACCACATCGTGGCGGCGATCGGCGCAAGCCTCTCCAGCGCCGCCGGGGCGGACTTCATCTGCTACGTCACCCCCGCGGAGCACCTCGCCCTCCCCAACGTCGAGGACGTGAGGGAGGGGGTGATGGCCGCGAGGATAGCTGCCCACGTCGGGGACATGATCAAGAACGGTTCCCGCGACCAGGACCTGGCCATGGGCCGGGCCCGCCGGGACATGCTCTGGGGAGAGCAGTTCCGCCTCGCCCTCGACCCGGATATGGCGGAGAAGATCCGGGCCGAGAGGGCGCCCGCTGACGGGAAGGTCTGCACCATGTGCGGCGACTTCTGCGCCCACAAGATCGTGGCGGATAATATAGACCTCAGGAGGTAG